TCCAAATCCACCATGTAAGCTAATACGCGCTCTGGAATAGCACCAAAATAGTGGTCTTCCAATTGTTGGCCTTTTGCCGACATATGGCCAAATAACGTACGGCCAGTTAACTGAAGATCTGGACGAGCATTATATAAGGAAAGGTCAACCAAGAAATACTCTTGTTCAATACCAAGAGAAGCGTTTACTTTAGTGACCGATTTATCAAAATATTGAGCAACATCTGTTGCAGCTTTATCTACTGCGTTGATCGCTTTCAATAAAGGAGCTTTATAGTCTAATGATTCACCCGTATAGGAAACAAAAACTGTTGGAATACATAATGTTTTACCAGCGCCTGTTTCGTAAATGAAGGCAGGAGAAGATGGATCCCAAGCTGTATAACCTCTAGCTTCGAACGTATTACGGATACCACCATTTGGGAAAGAAGATGCATCGGGTTCTTGTTGAACTAATGCGTCAGCTGTAAATTTTTCAATTGCTTCACCGTTTTCGTCTGGCTCAAAAAAAGCATCATGTTTTTCAGCAGTCGAACCTGTCAGCGGTTGAAACCAGTGTGTGTAGTGAGAAACGCCGTGGTTAAGTGCCCAAGTTTTCATGGCCTGTGAAATGTGTTCAGCCAAATCTCTTGAAATAATCTGTCCCTCTTCAATGGATGCAACTAACTCCTTGTATGAATTTTTAGGAAGGTAGTCTTTCATTTTGTTTACGGAAAAAACATTCTTTCCGTAGATGTCAGTTGCTTTTTTAGTTTCAACTTTTTCAAATGAAGCAATTTGGCGTGAGCCTGCTGCTTCTACTGCTTTGAATCTTAGGTTCGACATTTGTATTTTGTAGTTAAATTACAGTTTTGTTGATTTTGTTTTTCAAAAATATTGTGTTTTTATTGAAAACTGAAATTTTTTTTGATGTTTTTTGTGAAATAATTCAAAAATTATGGTTTTTGGCTAATAAAAAAGGTGCGATTTGTATAAATCACACCTTTTTTATTGTTTTGTATTACAATTCGAATCCCCAGTCTATTCCTTTTTCGGTGGCAGGTACTCCTTTCTTCATCCAAGCAGGGGCGGGGGCACCTTTTAGGAAATGATCGAAGAATTGCTGTTCCCGAATTTGTATATCCTTGCGGTTTTGTCGGAGTATGAGGTTATGTTCGTCACCATTATAATTCAGCATCCATACAGGTTTGTTTAATCGGCGCAATGCAGTAAACATTTCAATGCCTTGATACCATGGCACGGCCCCATCATTGTCATTGGCCATAATGACAACAGGAGTTTTAACTTTATCTAAATGGAATAAAGGTGAATTTTCGATGTACAGTTCCGGAGCTTCCCATAGCGTTTTTCCGATGCGGCTCTGTGTATGTTCGTATTGGAATTGACGCGACATACCGGTCTGCCAGCGTATTCCGCCATAGGCAGATGTCATGTTGACAACAGGAGCACCAGTCCAAGCTGCAGCATACATATTGGTCCGTGTAATGAGGTGAGCAACTTGATAGCCGCCCCAACTTTGACCTTGTATTCCCATCTTCGTACTATCAACCCAGGCATTCTGAGCGAGGTATCTCATCCCCGAATTGATGTATTCTTCAGCTGATTGACCAGGGTGACCTGTTTTGTAGCTTATATTTGGTGCAAATACAAGGTATTCGTTACTTACAAAATAGGGGATGTTCAAACGTGATGGCGTAGGAGCAGGAGGTTGATATGTATATAATCCATCGGAAAGCTTTTCATAGAAATAAGCTATAATGGGATATTTTTTTGCAGGATCAAAATTTTCTGGTTTATAAAGAATTCCCTCAGCCTGATTTCCTTCAGGCGTTGTCCAATGAACAAGTTCTGCTGTACCCCAATTGTAATTAGCCTGTTGGGGGTTAATATTGGATAGCTGTAATTCGTCTTTGAACTTGATGGTATTGGTATAGATATTAGGTGAATTCATATAATCCTCTTTACTGTACAGGATCGTTTGTTGATCTGCAGAAGAGCTGATATTCTTGAACGCTTTTGCCTCTACCAAAAGACTTTTAGGATCGCTATGCTGTCCCTTGAACTGGTAGAAACCAGACTCTTTGGTTTTATTGTCAAAAGACGTTAGAAAACCACCCTTTTTATAGTCGAGTGTTGTGGCTTGTTCGCGATCCTCTTCTCTTTTTAAAGGCAAGTAGCGGAAAGTTGTCTGTGATGCAGCTCCATAGCCGTTCGTCAAGATGGATTTGCTGGAACCGTCCAAGTTAAAATACCAGATATCATATCTCGAATTGACGTAAATCCCTTTAAAGTCTGGGCTCCATGCTGCCATGCCGTATCCTTGTGCGGAGGTAGGCATATCATTTTCTTCGTCCGCAAAGGATGCAGGTATACCGTCGTTTAGAACTGTCTTTTTCTTTGAACTAACCTGATAGGAATTCCAGGTTCCTTTATCTTGGTCGAAATATACGATGTATTTTGCGTCAGGACTTAAGATTGCATTTCCCGAAAAGTCTGAAAGGATTAACTCTTTATTTCCTGTTTTTGTCGAAACCAGATAGATGTCATCTCTTGTTCTACCTTCCCATTGGCTTGCGATGCGCTTGCCAAAATCAGTACGCGCTAAGATATACTCTTCATTTCCGTCCGGTGTAAGTGCGGTGGAGTTGAATGTTTGATCCGTCAGGGGGATAATTTTACGGTTGTATTTGGGGTAGGTGACCGCTAAGAAGTTTCTTGCAAGGTCTTTCTTTAAATTGACCAACTGCATGGGTTGTAAATAATCGTCTTGCCAGTTCCAAACGTCTACTTTAGCATGCTCAAAATCAACCAAAGTGGTGTCTTTGACACGCGGTATTGGTGCTATGCCGAAAAATAACTTCTCTCCATTTTTGCTGAAACGGATATTCCCATCTCCACTAACGGCCCAGTTTTTAGGTATACCATTGCTGGTTTTTGTTGCGAGGTATTGGGCTGTATCTATACCATTTGTATAGTAATATAAATTATAGTTTTTTAGCAATGCTTTTTCATTGGAGAGGTCTCCTAGGTAAGCGAGCTGATTGCCTGATTCATCAAATTTGAAATTTTTATAATTGCCCTTTCCATTTGATATCTTTTTGAGCTTTTTAGTTGCTATTTCGTAGAGGTAGACTCCAGAATCTTTTGACAGGCTATCTTTAGAATCTGTTTTTTTTGAAAAAACAATTTTTGATCCGTTTTTATTCCATTCGTATTGGTCTACGGATGAAAATTGTACCGAATCACCAGAATTTAAATCATATAAAGCAAGAGTTGCAACCGTTTTTTTCTTTTTATCGCTGCTTTTCTTTGCTGATGGGGCATCAGTGGCCGTCTTTGTTTCAGATTTTTCATTTATTTCCTTGTCGAAAAGAAAAGAAACGAAATTGTTGTTTTGATCGGCAATTTTGTAGGATTTTACCTGCGCAAATTTGACAAGGGATGAAGTCGTTAAATTGTAGATCGCCAATGAATCTTTTGGGAGTTCTTCGGCTTTCTTCTTTTTGATTTTGGCTTCGCGGGTTACGGCAAATGGCGCTTTTACCAAACTTAGCAGATGGTTTTCAGTATCTGTCAGTTTTCCATTATATCCGCGGGGAATTTGAATGAGTTCTTTGTTTTCTTTGGTTTTGAGA
The DNA window shown above is from Sphingobacterium thalpophilum and carries:
- a CDS encoding prolyl oligopeptidase family serine peptidase → MNKKIICIPFCFLAAFAAHAQKKPLDHTVYDSWQSVSSPYISKSGKFVLFQVVPQEGDNQLFLKTKENKELIQIPRGYNGKLTDTENHLLSLVKAPFAVTREAKIKKKKAEELPKDSLAIYNLTTSSLVKFAQVKSYKIADQNNNFVSFLFDKEINEKSETKTATDAPSAKKSSDKKKKTVATLALYDLNSGDSVQFSSVDQYEWNKNGSKIVFSKKTDSKDSLSKDSGVYLYEIATKKLKKISNGKGNYKNFKFDESGNQLAYLGDLSNEKALLKNYNLYYYTNGIDTAQYLATKTSNGIPKNWAVSGDGNIRFSKNGEKLFFGIAPIPRVKDTTLVDFEHAKVDVWNWQDDYLQPMQLVNLKKDLARNFLAVTYPKYNRKIIPLTDQTFNSTALTPDGNEEYILARTDFGKRIASQWEGRTRDDIYLVSTKTGNKELILSDFSGNAILSPDAKYIVYFDQDKGTWNSYQVSSKKKTVLNDGIPASFADEENDMPTSAQGYGMAAWSPDFKGIYVNSRYDIWYFNLDGSSKSILTNGYGAASQTTFRYLPLKREEDREQATTLDYKKGGFLTSFDNKTKESGFYQFKGQHSDPKSLLVEAKAFKNISSSADQQTILYSKEDYMNSPNIYTNTIKFKDELQLSNINPQQANYNWGTAELVHWTTPEGNQAEGILYKPENFDPAKKYPIIAYFYEKLSDGLYTYQPPAPTPSRLNIPYFVSNEYLVFAPNISYKTGHPGQSAEEYINSGMRYLAQNAWVDSTKMGIQGQSWGGYQVAHLITRTNMYAAAWTGAPVVNMTSAYGGIRWQTGMSRQFQYEHTQSRIGKTLWEAPELYIENSPLFHLDKVKTPVVIMANDNDGAVPWYQGIEMFTALRRLNKPVWMLNYNGDEHNLILRQNRKDIQIREQQFFDHFLKGAPAPAWMKKGVPATEKGIDWGFEL